From Vigna unguiculata cultivar IT97K-499-35 chromosome 5, ASM411807v1, whole genome shotgun sequence, the proteins below share one genomic window:
- the LOC114183367 gene encoding ataxin-10, which translates to MGDTAFLEHPISEDTLQLLFQASNSSNLEKSLEILIQNAKSDSGRLELASKRILPAVLNIVQSLALASYHHHHHHHNQTLSLCFKLLRNLCAGEAANQASFIELNGVAVVWNVLRSEAGSSGPDHGLVRWGLQVLANVSLGGKQHQRALWEELYPIGFASLARVGTKETCDPLCMVIYTCCDGNPEWFKELSSDDGWPIVSEIVRTASSAGFGEDWLKLLLSRNFLEESQLPMLFSKLQSVDVPEDEIIESKVDQFSFEQAFLLQILSQILNERLGDVTISKDFALFVFEIFKKSIGVLEHAMRGNSGLPSGFAGVDVLGYTLTILRDICAQDGMRGNTKDANDVVDVILSYGLIELLLSLLGALEPPAIIRKGLKQIENQDSDSCYSKPCPYKGFRRDIVALIGNCVYRRKHAQDEIRDRNGILLLLQQCVTDEDNPFLREWGIWSVRNVLEGNDENQRVVAELEIQGSADVPEINALGLRVEVDQRTRRAKLVNIPSCEKSL; encoded by the exons ATGGGTGATACAGCATTTTTGGAGCACCCGATATCAGAGGATACACTGCAGTTACTCTTTCAAGCTTCCAACTCTTCTAACTTGGAAAAGTCCCTTGAGATTCTCATTCAGAATGCCAAATCCGATTCTGGACGTTTGGAACTAGCTTCTAAAAGGATTCTCCCTGCAGTGCTTAACATAGTCCAGTCACTTGCTCTAGCTTCAtatcaccatcatcatcatcatcataatcaAACCCTTTCTCTGTGTTTTAAGCTCCTCAGGAACTTGTGTGCCGGAGAAGCTGCAAACCAAGCCTCATTTATTGAGCTTAATGGCGTAGCAGTTGTTTGGAATGTTCTGAGATCAGAGGCCGGTTCCTCAGGCCCTGATCATGGATTGGTTCGGTGGGGTCTGCAGGTTCTGGCAAATGTTTCTTTAGGGGGGAAACAGCATCAACGTGCTCTCTGGGAAGAGCTGTATCCTATTGGGTTTGCATCACTTGCTAGAGTTGGAACTAAGGAGACTTGTGATCCATTGTGTATGGTGATTTATACTTGTTGTGATGGAAACCCTGAATGGTTTAAAGAGTTGTCCAGTGATGATGGCTGGCCTATAGTGTCCGAAATAGTGAGAACAGCTTCTTCTG CTGGTTTTGGTGAGGATTGGTTGAAGTTGCTCCTTTCAAGAAACTTCCTTGAAGAATCTCAATTGCCTATGTTGTTTTCCAAATTGCAATCTGTGGATGTTCCTGAGGATGAAATTATTGAGTCAAAAGTTGATCAGTTTTCATTTGAACAAGCATTTCTTCTGCAAATCCTGTCACAAATCTTGAATGAGCGGCTTGGAGATGTGACTATTTCAAAGGATTTCGCGTTGTTtgtttttgaaatattcaagAAGTCTATTGGGGTTCTTGAACATGCAATGAGAGGGAACTCTGGTCTCCCGAGTGGCTTTGCTGGGGTTGATGTTCTTGGCTACACTCTTACCATATTGAGGGATATTTGTGCTCAAGATGGTATGAGAGGTAATACAAAAGATGCAAACGATGTTGTTGATGTGATATTGTCATATGGCCTCATAGAATTGCTTTTGTCATTGCTTGGTGCTCTGGAACCTCCAGCAATAATCAGGAAAGGGCTCAAACAAATTGAGAATCAGGATAGTGATAGTTGTTACTCAAAACCATGCCCTTACAAGGGCTTCAGACGAGACATAGTTGCATTAATTGGCAATTGTGTTTATAGAAGGAAGCATGCACAAGATGAAATACGGGACAGGAACGGTATTCTACTGCTATTGCAGCAGTGTGTGACTGACGAAGACAATCCTTTCCTGAGGGAATGGGGCATATGGTCTGTGAGGAATGTGTTAGAGGGAAATGATGAAAACCAAAGGGTAGTTGCTGAATTGGAGATTCAAGGATCTGCTGATGTGCCTGAAATTAATGCACTCGGTTTACGAGTTGAAGTTGATCAGAGAACTAGACGTGCAAAGCTTGTTAACATCCCATCCTGTGAAAAATCACTTTAA